Proteins found in one Pelobates fuscus isolate aPelFus1 chromosome 10, aPelFus1.pri, whole genome shotgun sequence genomic segment:
- the LOC134574584 gene encoding uncharacterized protein LOC134574584, producing the protein MPGCFVHTCRNHTAKKSFKKDVMFHSFPSTPSRIKQWLQHIGQQQYIQQEFGDLDLFVKKILDRKGWLRVCSTHFEPESYSLCQGKRKLLKPNAVPTVFKKLNAAGIAYNPSVTSHPRSASFSFGDYVANQTSRRHMVMVDSSTSADITVCKEDKATQCPEFELNVYGEPWKIKNDHFYNGEAKADEPSIPIPPSEDNCHIAVSYWVANAKREWVPVPQESRQNNSFHYEISQSIGTRICPHQDTVTIPLVSSCKDAFPDSLLEQTGASSFTESVSTLQPSKLSSISYISECGSNVDINTSMPKDVSENDMTHERKFFVFESCLDLLLENVTCKYGRGCNSPLVDIEKHVDGT; encoded by the coding sequence ATGCCAGGTTGTTTTGTCCATACATGCCGTAACCACACAGCAAAGAAAAGCTTTAAGAAAGATGTCATGTTTCACTCGTTTCCATCCACTCCATCCAGAATTAAACAGTGGTTGCAACATATAGGGCAGCAACAATATATCCAACAGGAATTTGGAGACCTTGACTTGTTTGTAAAGAAAATTCTAGACAGGAAAGGCTGGTTACGTGTATGTTCTACCCATTTTGAACCAGAAAGTTATTCTTTATGTCAGggtaaaagaaaattgctaaaaccTAATGCCGTTCCCACAGTTTTCAAGAAACTCAATGCTGCAGGCATTGCGTACAACCCCAGTGTGACCTCACATCCCAGGTCAGCTAGCTTTAGCTTTGGGGACTATGTAGCAAATCAAACATCTAGGAGACATATGGTAATGGTCGATTCCAGCACATCAGCTGACATCACAGTATGTAAGGAAGACAAAGCTACTCAGTGTCCTGAGTTTGAGCTCAATGTTTATGGGGAaccatggaaaataaaaaatgatcacTTCTACAATGGTGAGGCTAAAGCTGACGAACCGTCCATTCCGATACCACCCTCTGAAGATAACTGCCACATCGCTGTATCATATTGGGTAGCTAATGCGAAGAGAGAGTGGGTACCAGTTCCTCAGGAATCAAGGCAAAACAATTCATTCCATTATGAGATCTCACAAAGTATAGGAACAAGAATTTGCCCGCACCAGGACACAGTAACCATACCCTTAGTCTCCAGTTGTAAAGACGCATTTCCTGATAGTTTACTGGAGCAGACAGGAGCAAGCTCCTTTACAGAATCTGTCTCTACTTTGCAACCTTCTAAACTATCCAGCATTAGTTACATCTCAGAGTGTGGATCAAATGTGGATATAAACACCTCCATGCCTAAAGATGTTTCAGAGAATGACATGACCCATGAACGTAAATTTTTTGTGTTTGAGTCCTGTCTGGATCTCTTGCTTGAAAATGTCACATGTAAGTATGGCAGGGGCTGTAATTCTCCTCTTGTTGACATTGAGAAACATGTTGATGGTACATAG